The proteins below come from a single candidate division KSB1 bacterium genomic window:
- the rpoC gene encoding DNA-directed RNA polymerase subunit beta' → MNKEVSRIGWKRFTRLSIGLASPDKILERSNGEVLKPETINYRSYKPEKDGLFCEKIFGPVKDYECHCGKYKRIRYKGIVCDRCGVEVTTKGVRRERMGHVTLAVPVVHIWFWKSLPSKISYILGISIKDLEKIIYYESYIILQPGKTDFKEKQLIDEDEYYSILSEEEPGSEDRFIAKTGGEAILDMLRIVDVVSLSPTLREQARTETSQQRKTEVMKRLKVIEAFKPKDGGRLNKPEWMVLTVLPVIPPELRPLVPLEGGRFATSDLNDLYRRVIIRNNRLKKLMEIKAPEVILKNEKRMLQEAVDSLLDNGRKSIAVRGDGNRALKSLSDMLKGKQGRFRQNLLGKRIDYSGRSVIVVGPELQMHECGLPKEMALELFKPFIINKLVQRHMVKTVKSAKKLVERRGPEVWDILEEIIEDHPVMLNRAPTLHRLGIQAFQPILVEGLAIRIHPLVCAAFNADFDGDQMAVHVPLSFEAQAEVSILMLASHNILSPANGKPLAIPSQDMVIGCYYLTKAKSGDLGEGMSFSSKDEVLIAFNNNKVGLHARIKVLLESESIETTTGRVIFNQCVPEGFGFVNELLSKKRIEEIVGEAYLKLGNYETVKFLDRLKEVGFHYATRSSVSIGLDDVQIPEAKDEIIIKAYDRVDKIQKRYEKGVITDGERYNQVIDIWTNATNAVAEEMFDHLKDSNQGFNPLFMMADSGARGSKEQIRQLAGMRGLMAKPQKKMTGSIGEIIESPITANFKEGLSVLEYFISTHGARKGLADTALKTADAGYLTRRLVDVAQDVTITVNDCGTILGLKISDLKEGEEIIEPLRDRILGRVCVEDVFDLETSEVLAEAGTLIDEYIADRISDAGIETVYIRSVLTCEAPRGVCTKCYGRNLGTNRNVETGEAVGVMAAQSIGEPGTQLTLRTFHIGGTASRIAAQSRATAKSEGSVQFENLRLIDQADDTKVTLRRNGKIKIVDDNNRITSQLIVPYGAKVLVKDNDKVQRGDVLFSWDPYSVSILASNSGKVVFRDLIEKVTYKEELDETSGKKQQVIIDTRSRTLSPQIAIVDNNGEDFESHILPTGAFLICQDGQNIRAGDVLVKIPREIAKTRDITGGLPRVAELFEARKPKDPAIVSEIDGVVKFGEIRKGIRKMSVTSHDGVDEKSYNVPYGKHVLVHEGDFVTAGEKLTEGSVAPQDILNILGPNKVQEYLVNEIQEVYRLQGVRINDKHIEVIVRQMLQKVKVEDPGDTQFLEGDLVDKFRFLNDNEKLMKQIVITDPGDSKYFPGEMITPDEFAQINERLEKIDGRKVTARQPHPATFKPVLLGITKSSLSTESFISAASFQETTRVLADAAIAGKVDNLYGLKENVVMGNLIPAGTGLKVYSELYVSGKEEEEEEVEEEPTVNIEDMIEEEQEILKLKK, encoded by the coding sequence GGAATTTCAATAAAAGATCTTGAGAAGATTATTTATTATGAATCTTATATTATCCTGCAACCCGGTAAAACAGACTTTAAAGAAAAACAGTTAATTGATGAGGATGAATACTACAGTATCCTCAGCGAAGAAGAGCCAGGAAGCGAAGATAGATTTATTGCCAAAACCGGTGGTGAGGCAATTTTAGATATGTTGCGGATCGTTGATGTAGTCTCTTTGTCACCAACTCTTCGGGAACAAGCTCGAACAGAAACATCACAGCAAAGAAAGACCGAAGTGATGAAACGACTCAAAGTCATTGAAGCTTTTAAGCCGAAAGACGGAGGTCGTTTAAATAAACCGGAATGGATGGTATTGACAGTTTTACCAGTGATACCACCTGAATTACGTCCCCTGGTTCCATTAGAAGGTGGAAGATTTGCGACTTCGGATTTGAATGATCTATACCGCAGGGTAATTATTCGGAACAATCGGCTTAAAAAATTGATGGAAATTAAAGCTCCGGAAGTCATCCTTAAGAATGAGAAACGAATGCTTCAGGAAGCCGTAGATTCCTTACTCGATAATGGGCGAAAATCTATTGCAGTGCGAGGTGATGGAAATCGAGCGCTTAAATCCCTTTCAGATATGTTAAAAGGAAAACAAGGCCGATTTCGTCAAAATCTTTTGGGTAAGCGAATAGATTATTCCGGCAGATCCGTAATCGTGGTAGGACCGGAATTACAAATGCACGAGTGTGGCTTACCGAAAGAGATGGCTTTAGAACTCTTCAAACCGTTTATCATTAATAAATTGGTTCAGCGCCATATGGTAAAGACTGTTAAGAGTGCAAAAAAATTGGTTGAACGAAGAGGACCTGAAGTTTGGGATATCCTTGAAGAGATTATTGAAGACCATCCGGTTATGTTGAACCGTGCACCAACGCTACACCGGCTGGGTATTCAGGCGTTTCAACCCATCCTGGTTGAAGGCCTAGCCATTCGAATTCACCCGCTTGTCTGCGCAGCCTTTAACGCTGACTTCGATGGTGACCAAATGGCGGTTCATGTTCCACTTTCCTTCGAAGCACAAGCGGAAGTTTCCATTTTAATGTTAGCAAGTCACAATATTCTATCACCGGCAAATGGTAAACCTTTGGCTATTCCAAGTCAAGATATGGTTATTGGATGCTATTATTTAACCAAGGCCAAAAGTGGTGATCTTGGTGAAGGAATGTCATTCAGTTCAAAAGATGAGGTGTTGATTGCCTTTAACAACAATAAAGTTGGTCTCCATGCCCGTATTAAGGTTCTTTTGGAAAGCGAGTCAATCGAGACGACAACAGGCCGGGTGATCTTCAATCAATGTGTGCCGGAAGGATTTGGTTTTGTGAATGAACTCCTTAGCAAAAAAAGAATCGAAGAAATTGTTGGCGAGGCCTACCTGAAATTAGGTAACTATGAAACAGTAAAATTCTTAGATCGATTGAAAGAAGTTGGTTTTCATTATGCAACCCGTTCTAGTGTTTCCATTGGACTAGATGACGTACAAATACCAGAAGCTAAAGATGAAATAATTATTAAGGCGTATGATCGGGTTGATAAAATTCAAAAAAGGTATGAAAAGGGTGTTATTACAGATGGCGAACGGTATAACCAGGTTATTGACATTTGGACGAATGCTACAAATGCCGTTGCAGAAGAAATGTTCGATCATTTGAAGGATTCAAACCAGGGATTTAATCCCCTGTTTATGATGGCTGATTCCGGCGCTCGAGGCTCAAAGGAGCAGATACGCCAGCTTGCAGGAATGCGAGGATTAATGGCAAAACCACAAAAGAAAATGACTGGTTCGATCGGCGAAATTATTGAATCACCAATTACGGCAAATTTTAAAGAAGGTCTGTCGGTTCTGGAATATTTTATATCAACTCACGGTGCTCGTAAAGGTCTTGCCGATACGGCATTAAAAACGGCGGATGCAGGATATTTAACGCGAAGGTTGGTTGATGTTGCACAAGACGTAACTATTACAGTAAACGATTGTGGCACTATTTTGGGGTTAAAAATTTCTGACCTCAAAGAAGGAGAAGAAATTATTGAACCGCTTCGTGATCGAATTTTAGGACGTGTTTGTGTCGAAGATGTATTTGATCTCGAAACAAGCGAGGTATTAGCAGAAGCAGGCACCTTGATTGATGAATATATTGCAGATCGTATTTCGGATGCAGGAATTGAAACCGTATATATCAGATCAGTGCTTACATGCGAAGCACCCCGGGGTGTGTGCACAAAATGCTATGGAAGAAACCTGGGAACCAATAGAAATGTTGAAACAGGTGAAGCCGTTGGGGTTATGGCGGCTCAAAGTATCGGTGAACCCGGAACGCAGCTAACACTGAGAACATTCCATATTGGTGGTACCGCAAGCAGAATTGCAGCCCAATCTCGTGCAACCGCGAAGTCTGAAGGTTCGGTTCAATTTGAAAACTTGCGCTTAATAGATCAAGCGGATGATACAAAGGTAACATTACGTAGAAATGGCAAGATAAAAATTGTTGATGATAACAACCGTATCACATCACAATTAATAGTCCCTTATGGTGCGAAGGTACTTGTTAAAGATAATGATAAAGTCCAACGTGGAGATGTACTTTTCTCATGGGATCCTTATTCAGTTTCAATTTTAGCCAGTAATTCTGGTAAGGTTGTTTTTCGCGATTTGATTGAAAAGGTTACCTATAAAGAAGAATTGGATGAAACTTCGGGTAAAAAACAACAGGTTATCATAGATACTCGTAGTCGAACATTGAGTCCCCAGATTGCTATTGTTGATAATAATGGTGAGGATTTTGAATCTCATATTTTACCAACTGGCGCTTTCTTGATTTGCCAGGATGGTCAAAATATTCGGGCTGGTGATGTTTTGGTTAAGATTCCCCGTGAGATAGCAAAAACCCGCGACATAACCGGTGGGCTACCAAGAGTTGCTGAATTATTTGAAGCCCGGAAGCCAAAAGATCCTGCAATAGTCAGTGAAATCGATGGTGTTGTTAAATTTGGCGAAATTCGCAAAGGTATTCGAAAAATGTCAGTAACATCACATGATGGTGTTGATGAAAAATCATACAATGTCCCATATGGCAAGCATGTGTTGGTACATGAAGGTGATTTTGTTACAGCAGGTGAGAAATTAACAGAAGGTTCAGTTGCTCCACAAGATATTCTAAATATTTTGGGACCCAATAAGGTGCAAGAATACCTGGTTAACGAAATCCAAGAAGTATATCGATTACAGGGTGTTCGTATCAATGACAAACATATTGAAGTAATCGTGCGTCAGATGTTGCAGAAAGTTAAGGTGGAAGATCCAGGAGATACCCAATTTCTCGAGGGAGATTTGGTAGATAAATTCAGGTTCCTGAATGATAATGAAAAACTTATGAAACAAATCGTTATTACAGATCCTGGAGACTCAAAATATTTCCCGGGTGAAATGATAACTCCGGATGAATTTGCCCAAATCAATGAAAGGTTGGAAAAAATTGATGGAAGAAAAGTAACTGCCAGACAACCTCATCCGGCAACTTTTAAACCTGTATTATTGGGTATTACTAAGTCTTCTTTGTCAACGGAGAGTTTTATTTCAGCTGCTTCCTTTCAAGAGACCACCAGGGTTTTGGCAGATGCCGCAATTGCAGGAAAAGTGGATAACCTATATGGGCTAAAAGAAAATGTCGTTATGGGTAATTTAATTCCGGCAGGTACTGGTTTGAAAGTCTACTCAGAGCTATATGTTAGCGGTAAAGAAGAAGAAGAAGAAGAAGTTGAAGAAGAACCTACTGTGAATATAGAAGATATGATTGAAGAAGAACAAGAAATATTAAAGTTAAAGAAGTAA